Proteins encoded by one window of Alphaproteobacteria bacterium:
- a CDS encoding GNAT family N-acetyltransferase, which translates to MTGQATEIRPLAADDEAPWRGLWTAYLDFYDTRVDEQVYRTTFARLLAGNGGAAGEFQGRLALLGGQPVGLTHFLFHRHGWQVADVCYLQDLYVAPDQRGKGIGRALIQAVYEAADAAGVTNVWWLTQDFNADARALYDKVAKLTPFIKYTRL; encoded by the coding sequence ATGACCGGCCAGGCGACAGAGATCAGGCCGCTGGCCGCCGATGACGAGGCCCCGTGGCGTGGTCTGTGGACCGCCTATCTCGACTTCTATGACACCAGAGTTGACGAGCAGGTCTATCGCACCACCTTCGCCCGGCTGCTGGCCGGCAATGGCGGGGCGGCGGGGGAGTTTCAGGGCCGGCTGGCGCTGCTCGGCGGGCAGCCGGTCGGCCTCACCCACTTCCTTTTCCATCGTCACGGCTGGCAAGTGGCCGATGTCTGCTATCTGCAGGATCTCTATGTGGCGCCGGACCAGCGCGGCAAAGGCATCGGCCGCGCCCTCATTCAGGCGGTCTATGAGGCGGCCGATGCCGCCGGTGTCACCAATGTCTGGTGGCTGACCCAGGACTTCAACGCCGATGCGCGGGCCCTTTACGACAAGGTGGCCAAACTGACTCCCTTTATCAAATACACTCGTCTTTGA
- a CDS encoding DsbE family thiol:disulfide interchange protein, giving the protein MPTLRRLLYLLLPLAFAALAVLFLTRLGENPHDLPSVMIGQPLPAFDLPAIAGGGGIDAAADTAADEAAAGGLSATVLRQTAAAGQPVLVNFFASWCAPCRAEHPLVTRIAADWPVYGINYKDSAGDATAWLTELGNPYRAIGADLEGRTGIEFGVYGMPETYVIDGNGIIRYRLAGPLSDAEWNHTLLPLLQSLVATP; this is encoded by the coding sequence ATGCCCACCCTCCGCCGTCTTCTCTATCTTCTGCTGCCGCTGGCTTTCGCCGCCCTGGCGGTCCTCTTCCTGACACGGCTGGGCGAAAACCCGCATGACCTGCCGTCGGTCATGATCGGCCAGCCGCTGCCGGCCTTCGATCTGCCGGCCATTGCTGGCGGTGGCGGTATAGATGCCGCCGCCGACACGGCGGCAGATGAAGCGGCGGCGGGCGGCCTGTCCGCCACTGTCCTGCGCCAGACGGCGGCGGCCGGCCAGCCGGTTCTCGTGAACTTCTTCGCCAGTTGGTGTGCGCCGTGCCGGGCCGAGCACCCGCTGGTCACCCGCATCGCCGCCGACTGGCCGGTCTATGGCATCAACTACAAAGACAGCGCCGGGGACGCCACTGCCTGGCTGACCGAGCTGGGTAATCCCTACCGCGCCATCGGCGCCGACCTGGAGGGTCGCACCGGCATCGAGTTCGGCGTCTATGGCATGCCAGAGACCTACGTCATTGATGGCAACGGAATCATCCGCTACCGCCTGGCCGGCCCGCTCAGTGATGCGGAGTGGAACCACACACTGTTGCCTCTGCTGCAAAGTCTGGTGGCAACTCCATGA
- a CDS encoding 2OG-Fe(II) oxygenase, producing MPKPMSGPMQAVVSFARYPIGDLQAPAARDVIAAARRQLDTTGLCMLPNFITGDALATMRTEALAALPLAVRHAAPLAQNLDLGITPMRIQSALSYDLFGPQSPLRQLYEWDGLAALCRAILNEPHFYTCEDPHVSCFVTSFANGDELGWHYDTMDTAVTMVLQDSDSGGVFEFARNSREAGPATEREVAAGRNGHVRQVRIPPGALTFFHGRHSLHRVTPVGPGRPRLTLTMCFHGTPGKQFDLAARRVYAGDRATI from the coding sequence ATGCCAAAACCCATGTCGGGGCCCATGCAGGCGGTAGTCAGTTTCGCACGCTATCCCATCGGCGATCTGCAAGCGCCGGCCGCGCGCGACGTCATCGCCGCCGCACGGCGCCAACTGGACACCACCGGCCTGTGCATGCTGCCGAACTTCATCACCGGCGATGCGCTGGCGACCATGCGGACGGAGGCGCTGGCCGCCCTGCCACTGGCTGTGCGCCACGCAGCGCCACTCGCCCAGAATCTCGACCTGGGCATAACGCCCATGCGCATTCAGTCGGCGCTCAGCTACGACCTGTTCGGCCCGCAATCGCCGCTGCGGCAGCTCTATGAATGGGATGGGCTGGCCGCTCTCTGCCGCGCCATCCTGAACGAGCCTCACTTCTATACCTGCGAGGATCCCCACGTTTCGTGTTTCGTGACCAGCTTCGCTAACGGCGACGAGTTGGGCTGGCACTACGACACCATGGATACGGCCGTCACCATGGTCTTACAGGACTCGGACAGTGGTGGCGTGTTTGAGTTCGCCCGTAACAGCCGCGAGGCGGGGCCGGCCACGGAGCGCGAGGTTGCGGCCGGTCGTAATGGCCATGTGCGGCAGGTGCGCATTCCTCCGGGCGCCCTTACCTTCTTCCATGGCCGCCATTCCCTGCACCGGGTGACGCCGGTCGGTCCCGGCCGGCCACGTCTGACGCTGACCATGTGTTTTCATGGCACACCGGGAAAACAGTTCGACCTGGCGGCGCGGCGGGTCTATGCCGGCGACCGCGCCACCATTTGA
- the ccmI gene encoding c-type cytochrome biogenesis protein CcmI, protein MTLWLVAGLLSLVTVGMIALPLLRRPGASTGDGGGPGVVPADELASARHTLADIEARRTAGMLSDDEAQRLRATEARRLFTLTDRRRRGLNPARRVLLAGVLAVTLPLLAWATYSQHGVPGLPDLPMAGRAIGPGPAGGAPLLSAEQRTAFDAMSAEEQDAAIGQMVDGLAARLATAPDDVEGWLRLGRARLVQGRIADGQAAFAEAAQRAPDSIAVQLAYADSLLADQPADGAIPPALITVMERVLALDGSNPNALYVLGLAAARGERWVAAEAHWSRLAGLLPPDSAERAALEDALARIRQELP, encoded by the coding sequence GTGACTCTCTGGCTCGTCGCCGGCCTGCTGAGCCTCGTCACCGTCGGCATGATCGCCCTGCCACTGTTGCGCCGGCCAGGCGCCAGCACCGGCGATGGCGGCGGACCCGGTGTGGTGCCGGCCGATGAACTGGCCTCGGCTCGCCACACCCTGGCCGATATTGAGGCGCGCCGCACAGCCGGCATGTTGAGCGATGACGAGGCGCAGCGCCTGCGCGCGACAGAAGCACGGCGGCTGTTCACCCTGACCGACCGCCGCCGCCGGGGCCTCAATCCGGCCCGCCGGGTGCTGCTGGCCGGTGTTCTGGCTGTCACCCTGCCGCTGCTCGCCTGGGCCACCTACAGCCAGCACGGTGTCCCCGGCCTGCCGGACCTGCCCATGGCCGGCCGCGCCATCGGCCCCGGCCCAGCCGGCGGTGCCCCCCTGTTGTCAGCGGAGCAGCGCACCGCCTTCGACGCCATGAGCGCGGAAGAACAGGACGCCGCCATCGGCCAGATGGTGGACGGGCTCGCTGCCCGCCTGGCCACCGCACCCGATGATGTGGAAGGGTGGCTGCGCCTTGGCCGCGCCCGCCTGGTCCAGGGCCGCATCGCCGATGGCCAGGCCGCCTTTGCCGAGGCGGCGCAGCGTGCGCCGGACAGCATCGCGGTGCAGCTCGCCTATGCGGATTCCCTGCTGGCCGACCAACCGGCGGACGGCGCCATTCCACCGGCGCTGATCACCGTCATGGAGCGGGTCCTGGCGCTCGACGGCAGCAACCCCAATGCCCTTTATGTGCTGGGTCTGGCGGCGGCGCGGGGCGAACGCTGGGTCGCGGCCGAAGCGCACTGGTCGCGGCTGGCCGGTCTGTTGCCGCCAGACTCGGCCGAGCGCGCCGCCCTCGAAGACGCGCTGGCCCGCATCCGCCAGGAACTGCCCTGA
- the ccmD gene encoding heme exporter protein CcmD, producing MDSLTTWVAMGGHAAYVWPAYGLALFLLAGSVLAAWRAMRRYERALSAAEAERAASVRRRS from the coding sequence GTGGACAGCCTGACCACCTGGGTCGCCATGGGCGGTCATGCGGCCTATGTCTGGCCGGCCTATGGCCTGGCCCTGTTCCTGCTCGCCGGCAGCGTCCTCGCCGCATGGCGCGCCATGCGCCGCTATGAACGGGCGCTGAGCGCCGCCGAGGCCGAGCGCGCCGCCTCTGTGCGCCGACGATCATGA
- a CDS encoding cytochrome c-type biogenesis protein CcmH — protein MTRLAATLAALLVSFLLLAAPTLAVQPDEVLADPALEARARALSADIRCLVCQNQSIDDSNAPLARDLRLLVRERLVAGDNDDQVLDFLVARYGEFVLLRPRFTLANLVLWITPALALLIAVGALWLWLGRRDHRPGDAAPSGDSLTPAEEARLAAMLAAVNTPESR, from the coding sequence ATGACCCGCCTCGCCGCCACCCTCGCCGCACTGCTCGTGTCCTTTCTGCTGCTGGCCGCGCCGACGCTGGCCGTACAGCCCGATGAAGTGCTGGCCGACCCGGCGCTGGAAGCGCGCGCCCGGGCGTTGAGCGCCGACATTCGCTGCCTGGTTTGCCAGAACCAGTCGATCGACGATTCCAACGCGCCCCTGGCCCGCGACCTGCGTCTTCTGGTGCGCGAACGGCTCGTCGCCGGCGACAATGACGATCAGGTGCTGGACTTCCTGGTGGCGCGCTATGGTGAGTTCGTCCTGCTGCGGCCGCGTTTCACCCTGGCCAATCTGGTGTTGTGGATCACGCCGGCGCTGGCCCTGCTGATTGCCGTGGGCGCTCTCTGGCTGTGGCTCGGTCGTCGTGACCACCGGCCCGGCGACGCCGCACCCTCCGGTGATTCACTCACCCCGGCCGAGGAGGCGCGCCTCGCCGCCATGCTGGCGGCGGTCAACACGCCGGAGAGCCGGTGA
- a CDS encoding heme lyase CcmF/NrfE family subunit, protein MLPLNEIGHFALALALAVALAQSLVPLIGAARGDDRLMAVGRPAALAQFALIALAFVILTRAFVASDFSLAVVVENSHTLKPLLYKVSGVWGNHEGSMLLWVLILALYGGLVALFSRQAGERLVARALAVQGMVASGFLAFILLTSNPFRRLVPAPVDGGDLNPLLQDPGLAFHPPLLYLGYVGLSMTFAFAVAGLIEGRVDQAWARAMRPWALLAWSSLTLGIALGSWWAYYELGWGGWWFWDPVENASFMPWLFATALLHSVAVTATRDALKSWTVLLAVLAFGLALVGTFLVRSGVLSSVHAFASDPGRGLFILGLIAAAVGGALVLFAVRGPALRARSAFDPVSREGALVLNNLLLAVGALTVFVGTLWPLLMDAVGGPKVSVGAPYFNATFVPLMVPLLIALPFGPLLAWRRGDLLRAASRLRLAFAAAIAAAALSLWLAGLNPWPVIGMTLAVWLAAGVLSELGERTALGRLPLAQSLARARGLPGRAWGMSLAHFGLALFVAGVTASSAWESESIQVMRPGESVVVAGYTFRFDGARQVPGPNYVAERGTITVLRDGQPYARMAPERRFYPVARDTTTEAAIHTTWLADLYAVIGESDGAGGHTIRLHHNPLVPWIWLGTSVMALGGMVSLASRRRQPQPRTQPHTQPQAPATAVAPRTANT, encoded by the coding sequence ATGCTGCCCCTCAACGAGATCGGCCATTTCGCCCTGGCCCTGGCCCTGGCGGTGGCCCTGGCCCAGTCGCTGGTGCCGCTGATCGGCGCCGCTCGCGGCGACGACCGGCTGATGGCGGTGGGACGGCCGGCGGCGCTGGCCCAGTTCGCCCTCATTGCCCTTGCCTTTGTCATCCTGACCCGCGCCTTCGTCGCCAGCGACTTTTCCCTCGCGGTAGTTGTAGAGAATTCGCACACCCTCAAACCGCTGCTCTACAAAGTGTCGGGCGTGTGGGGCAATCACGAAGGCTCCATGCTGCTGTGGGTTCTTATCCTGGCCCTCTATGGCGGGCTGGTGGCGCTGTTCAGTCGTCAGGCCGGCGAGCGGCTGGTGGCCCGCGCCCTGGCCGTGCAGGGCATGGTGGCCAGCGGCTTTCTCGCCTTCATCCTGCTTACCTCCAATCCCTTCCGCCGCCTGGTGCCGGCGCCGGTCGATGGCGGCGACCTCAATCCGCTGCTGCAGGATCCGGGCCTCGCCTTCCATCCGCCCCTGCTCTATCTCGGCTATGTGGGCCTCTCCATGACCTTCGCCTTTGCCGTCGCCGGTCTGATCGAAGGCCGGGTCGACCAGGCCTGGGCCCGCGCCATGCGACCATGGGCGTTGCTCGCCTGGTCGTCACTGACGCTGGGCATCGCGCTCGGCTCGTGGTGGGCCTATTACGAGCTGGGCTGGGGTGGCTGGTGGTTCTGGGACCCGGTGGAGAATGCCAGCTTCATGCCCTGGCTGTTCGCCACCGCCCTGCTCCATTCGGTCGCCGTCACCGCCACCCGCGACGCGCTCAAGAGCTGGACCGTGCTGCTGGCCGTGCTTGCCTTCGGCCTCGCTCTGGTCGGCACCTTCCTGGTGCGCTCCGGCGTCCTCTCCAGCGTCCATGCCTTTGCCAGCGACCCCGGTCGCGGCCTCTTCATTCTGGGTCTCATCGCCGCCGCGGTGGGCGGTGCGCTGGTCCTGTTCGCTGTGCGCGGACCGGCCCTGCGGGCGCGGAGCGCGTTTGATCCGGTCAGTCGCGAAGGCGCGCTGGTCCTCAATAACCTGCTGCTGGCGGTGGGCGCTCTCACCGTCTTCGTCGGCACCCTGTGGCCGCTGCTGATGGACGCGGTCGGCGGGCCCAAGGTCAGTGTTGGCGCGCCCTATTTCAACGCCACCTTCGTGCCGCTGATGGTGCCGCTGCTGATCGCCTTGCCCTTCGGCCCGCTGCTGGCCTGGCGGCGCGGTGACCTGCTGCGCGCCGCCAGCCGCCTGCGTCTCGCCTTCGCCGCGGCAATCGCCGCCGCCGCGCTCAGCCTGTGGCTGGCCGGTCTCAATCCCTGGCCGGTAATCGGCATGACGCTGGCCGTCTGGCTCGCCGCTGGCGTGCTGAGTGAGCTTGGCGAACGCACCGCTCTCGGACGCCTGCCCCTGGCCCAGTCCCTGGCCCGCGCCCGCGGCCTGCCGGGCCGCGCCTGGGGCATGAGCCTGGCCCACTTTGGCCTGGCCCTGTTCGTTGCCGGCGTCACCGCATCAAGCGCCTGGGAAAGCGAGTCCATTCAGGTCATGCGCCCCGGCGAGTCCGTGGTTGTGGCCGGCTACACCTTCCGCTTCGATGGCGCGCGTCAGGTTCCCGGACCCAATTATGTGGCCGAGCGCGGCACCATCACCGTGCTGCGCGATGGCCAGCCCTATGCCCGCATGGCGCCCGAACGCCGCTTCTATCCGGTGGCCCGCGATACCACCACCGAAGCCGCCATCCACACCACCTGGTTGGCCGATCTCTACGCGGTCATTGGCGAATCCGACGGTGCCGGGGGCCATACCATCCGCCTGCATCACAATCCGCTGGTGCCGTGGATCTGGCTCGGCACATCGGTCATGGCGCTGGGCGGCATGGTCTCCCTGGCCAGCCGGCGCCGCCAACCGCAACCCCGGACACAACCGCACACACAACCGCAGGCGCCGGCCACTGCCGTCGCGCCACGGACAGCCAACACCTGA
- the ccmE gene encoding cytochrome c maturation protein CcmE: MSRKRRRLAILLAAMSVLGAAALLVLNAFEDSLVFFYSPSDLASGAASGDRVIRLGGLVADGSVEQLSESGGVRFVVTDTQTSLPVVYIGVLPDLFREGQGIVAQGRLDPTGVFRADEVLAKHDETYLPPEVADALRRAGHVADGEAPRAVTLEPAP, translated from the coding sequence ATGAGCCGCAAGCGTCGCCGACTGGCCATTCTGCTGGCCGCCATGAGCGTCCTTGGCGCCGCGGCCCTGTTGGTTCTCAACGCCTTCGAGGACAGCCTGGTCTTTTTCTACAGCCCCAGCGACCTGGCGTCGGGCGCGGCCTCGGGCGACCGGGTGATCCGCCTTGGCGGTCTGGTCGCCGACGGCAGCGTCGAGCAACTGAGCGAATCCGGTGGCGTCCGTTTTGTCGTCACCGACACCCAGACATCCCTGCCGGTGGTCTATATCGGTGTGCTGCCCGATCTGTTCCGCGAAGGTCAGGGCATCGTCGCGCAGGGACGACTGGACCCGACCGGGGTGTTCCGGGCCGATGAAGTCCTGGCCAAGCATGACGAGACCTATCTACCGCCGGAGGTGGCGGACGCCCTGCGCCGCGCCGGCCACGTAGCCGATGGCGAAGCGCCCCGCGCCGTCACTCTCGAGCCCGCTCCCTAG
- a CDS encoding Xaa-Pro peptidase family protein produces MSGTADLHDMARNTPGGGIKDYEGQIDMVALRAWRLGRVQAELKRRDLAGIVLSDFINIRYATGARNWGVWSARLGGRYAWIPAEGKATLFEVGRVWAADGLESIGEVRQATNWIFWMAGPDQQSKADAWAAELADLISAGGANRRVAFDRLDPMGLAAVHKAGLEYLPGEELMARARLIKGPQEIQCMNISLAVCDIGIARMKAALKPGITENALWSHLHQANIEHGGEWIEARLLASGGRTNPWGMECGDRMIRPGDLVAFDTDMIGPFGYCADVSRTFFCGPGKPSDEQKTMYRLAHEQIYTNLELMRAGLTFREVSERSWRAPNQYAANAMFVLHGVGLEDEYPSIPTWNNVDRLPEPEARLESGMTLCLEAYIGAEHGAEGIKLEEQILITDSGPQILSLYPFEDELMS; encoded by the coding sequence ATGTCCGGCACAGCCGACCTGCACGATATGGCCAGGAATACGCCCGGCGGCGGTATCAAGGACTATGAAGGTCAGATCGACATGGTGGCGCTGCGCGCCTGGCGCCTGGGCCGGGTCCAGGCCGAACTGAAGCGGCGCGACCTGGCCGGCATCGTCCTCAGCGACTTTATTAACATCCGCTACGCCACCGGCGCCCGCAACTGGGGGGTGTGGAGCGCCCGGCTGGGCGGTCGCTACGCCTGGATCCCGGCGGAAGGCAAGGCCACCCTGTTCGAGGTCGGCCGGGTGTGGGCCGCCGATGGGCTGGAAAGCATCGGTGAAGTGCGTCAGGCCACCAACTGGATTTTCTGGATGGCCGGTCCCGACCAGCAGAGCAAGGCCGACGCCTGGGCGGCGGAACTGGCCGACCTGATTAGCGCCGGCGGCGCCAACCGACGGGTCGCCTTTGACCGGCTGGACCCGATGGGACTGGCGGCGGTGCACAAGGCCGGACTGGAATATCTTCCTGGCGAGGAACTGATGGCCCGCGCCCGCCTCATCAAGGGACCGCAGGAAATACAGTGCATGAACATCTCGCTCGCCGTCTGCGATATCGGCATCGCCCGCATGAAGGCGGCATTGAAGCCCGGCATCACCGAGAACGCGCTGTGGTCACACCTGCATCAGGCCAATATTGAACATGGCGGCGAGTGGATCGAGGCGCGCCTGCTGGCCTCCGGCGGCCGCACCAATCCGTGGGGCATGGAATGTGGCGACCGCATGATCCGGCCCGGCGATCTGGTGGCCTTTGATACCGACATGATCGGCCCCTTCGGCTATTGCGCCGATGTCAGCCGCACCTTCTTCTGCGGCCCCGGCAAGCCCAGTGACGAACAAAAGACCATGTATCGCCTGGCCCATGAACAGATTTACACCAACCTGGAGCTGATGCGGGCCGGCCTGACCTTCCGCGAAGTGTCCGAACGAAGCTGGCGGGCGCCCAACCAGTACGCCGCCAACGCCATGTTCGTCCTGCACGGCGTCGGCCTGGAAGACGAATATCCAAGCATTCCCACCTGGAACAATGTGGACCGCCTGCCCGAGCCTGAGGCCAGGCTCGAGTCCGGCATGACGCTGTGCCTGGAAGCCTATATCGGGGCCGAACACGGCGCCGAGGGAATCAAGCTGGAAGAGCAGATTCTGATCACCGACAGCGGCCCGCAGATCCTCTCGCTCTATCCCTTCGAAGACGAGCTTATGAGCTAG
- the ccmB gene encoding heme exporter protein CcmB: MTDHDRPPRLIHEVRGFRALVLRELRSALRERSDSLTVIVFFALAVTLFPLAVGPDRELLAIMAPGILWVLALLAALLSLERLFERDHADGGLDQLALAPLPLGAAVLAKVAVHWLTTGLPLALAAPLLAFTLSMPPQAYGALILSLLLGTPTLSLVGAVGAALALGARRAGILLSLLVLPLYVPVLIFAMTGVARALGGESMVPSLMILGGLLLGSLVLAPWAGGAALRQALE, translated from the coding sequence ATGACAGACCATGACCGGCCGCCGCGTCTGATTCATGAAGTGCGCGGCTTCCGCGCCCTGGTTCTGCGCGAGTTGCGGAGTGCCCTGCGTGAGCGGTCTGATTCCCTGACGGTGATCGTCTTCTTCGCTCTGGCGGTGACGCTCTTTCCCCTGGCCGTCGGGCCGGACCGTGAACTGCTGGCGATCATGGCGCCTGGCATCCTCTGGGTGCTGGCCCTGCTCGCCGCCCTTCTCTCGCTGGAGCGTCTGTTCGAACGCGACCACGCGGACGGCGGCCTCGATCAACTGGCCCTTGCGCCGCTGCCGCTGGGCGCCGCCGTGCTGGCCAAGGTGGCGGTTCACTGGCTGACCACCGGCCTGCCGCTGGCGCTGGCCGCGCCCCTTCTCGCCTTCACCCTGTCCATGCCGCCCCAGGCCTATGGCGCGCTGATCCTGTCGCTGCTGCTCGGCACGCCGACGCTCAGCCTGGTCGGCGCCGTCGGCGCGGCCCTGGCGCTGGGGGCCAGGCGGGCCGGCATCCTGCTCAGTCTGCTGGTCCTGCCGCTCTATGTGCCGGTGCTGATCTTCGCCATGACCGGTGTCGCCCGGGCGCTGGGCGGAGAGAGCATGGTGCCATCGCTGATGATCCTTGGCGGCCTGCTGCTGGGCAGTCTGGTGCTGGCGCCATGGGCCGGCGGCGCCGCCCTGCGCCAGGCGCTGGAATAG
- a CDS encoding heme ABC transporter permease — MTERQSLHRFARPAVARRLAVGLLPWTAGAAAILLTIGLGLALIVSPPDYQQGESVRIMYIHVPAAWTALMAYVGVALASAVALVWRHPVAHLFARASAPIGAIFTVLTLATGALWGKPSWGTWWVWDARLTSVLVLLFLYLGFIALQDAFDQPERGQRAAAILAVVGVINVPIIKFSVDWWNTLHQPASVFRFDGPTIHPTMLWPLLIMAAGYMALYLTATLMRLRAELARRRLAALAMAAG, encoded by the coding sequence ATGACTGAACGCCAGAGCCTGCATCGCTTCGCCCGCCCCGCCGTCGCCCGTCGGCTGGCGGTAGGCCTCCTGCCGTGGACCGCCGGCGCCGCTGCGATCCTGCTGACGATCGGTCTCGGCCTGGCTCTGATTGTCTCGCCGCCCGACTATCAGCAGGGCGAATCGGTGCGCATCATGTATATCCACGTGCCGGCCGCCTGGACCGCGCTGATGGCCTATGTGGGGGTCGCCCTGGCCTCTGCCGTGGCGCTGGTCTGGCGCCACCCGGTGGCGCATCTCTTCGCTCGCGCCTCTGCCCCGATCGGCGCCATCTTCACCGTCTTGACCCTGGCGACCGGTGCACTATGGGGCAAGCCAAGCTGGGGCACATGGTGGGTATGGGACGCGCGCCTTACGTCGGTTCTGGTGCTGCTCTTCCTCTATCTCGGCTTCATCGCCCTGCAGGACGCCTTCGATCAGCCAGAGCGAGGCCAGCGCGCCGCCGCCATCCTGGCGGTGGTCGGCGTCATCAACGTGCCGATCATCAAGTTCTCGGTGGACTGGTGGAACACACTGCATCAGCCGGCCAGCGTCTTTCGCTTCGACGGGCCGACCATCCATCCCACCATGCTGTGGCCGCTGCTGATCATGGCCGCCGGCTATATGGCTCTCTACCTGACCGCCACCCTGATGCGCCTGCGGGCTGAGCTGGCCCGCCGTCGCCTCGCCGCGCTGGCCATGGCGGCGGGTTAG
- the ccmA gene encoding heme ABC exporter ATP-binding protein CcmA yields the protein MSLLETRTLTCRRGGRLVLDRVSFALDGGEALLLSGANGSGKSTLLRCLAGLLPPAGGTILWQGRDISQAPDAHRARLAWLGHHDGLTQALTTVETLRYASGLDGLAAAPAARRIERALNAFAIAPLADVPVRLLSAGQRRRVALARLLVSPAPLWLLDEPTTGLDGDSTAALELALARHRAGGGLVVVASHLALDLPAPRELALDEPDYPPDTLPPDILPSDPSDRPTGTATIPGDQSGATDQNGPVP from the coding sequence ATGAGCCTGCTGGAAACCCGTACCCTCACCTGCCGGCGCGGCGGCCGTCTGGTCCTTGACCGCGTCTCTTTCGCCCTCGACGGTGGCGAGGCCCTGCTGCTGAGCGGCGCCAACGGCAGCGGCAAGTCCACCTTGCTGCGCTGCCTGGCTGGTCTGCTGCCGCCCGCCGGCGGAACCATCCTGTGGCAGGGTCGCGATATCAGCCAGGCGCCGGACGCCCACCGCGCCCGCCTCGCCTGGCTTGGTCATCACGATGGCCTGACCCAGGCCCTGACCACCGTTGAAACCCTGCGCTACGCCAGCGGCCTCGATGGTCTCGCCGCGGCGCCGGCGGCACGGCGCATCGAACGCGCGCTGAACGCCTTCGCCATAGCGCCATTGGCCGATGTTCCGGTGCGCCTGCTGTCCGCCGGCCAGCGCCGGCGGGTGGCCCTGGCCCGTCTGCTGGTATCACCGGCGCCGCTGTGGCTGCTGGACGAGCCGACCACCGGTCTCGACGGGGATTCCACCGCGGCGCTGGAACTGGCGCTGGCTCGCCACCGCGCCGGCGGCGGGCTGGTTGTGGTCGCCAGCCATCTGGCTCTCGATCTGCCGGCGCCGCGTGAGCTGGCCCTGGATGAGCCTGACTATCCCCCGGACACCCTGCCGCCGGACATTCTGCCCTCCGACCCGTCGGATCGACCGACAGGCACGGCAACCATACCTGGCGACCAGAGCGGCGCGACTGACCAGAACGGGCCCGTCCCATGA